One window of Lemur catta isolate mLemCat1 chromosome 3, mLemCat1.pri, whole genome shotgun sequence genomic DNA carries:
- the LELP1 gene encoding late cornified envelope-like proline-rich protein 1 — protein sequence MSSDDKNKPSDPKNEPKNCDPRCEQKCEAKCQPSCLKKLLQRCSEKCPREKCPPPKCPSLCPPPCPAPCPPPCPSKSCVKPCPPKCPPPCPPPCPPPCPPPCPPPCPPPQ from the coding sequence ATGTCGAGTGACGATAAAAATAAACCTAGTGACCCCAAGAATGAGCCCAAGAACTGCGATCCCAGGTGTGAACAAAAGTGTGAGGCCAAATGCCAGCCCAGCTGTTTAAAGAAGCTCCTGCAACGCTGCTCTGAGAAGTGCCCACGGGAAAAGTGTCCACCACCAAAGTGTCCCTCACTGTGCCCCCCACCGTGCCCTGCACCATGCCCACCACCCTGCCCTTCCAAGTCCTGCGTCAAGCCTTGTCCTCCTAAGTGCCCACCTCCCTGTCCACCGCCCTGtccacctccctgcccacctccctgcccacctccctgcccacctccacaGTGA
- the PRR9 gene encoding proline-rich protein 9, with the protein MSFSEQQCKQPCVPPPCLQKAQEQCQAKAEELCLPTCQDPCQEKGLVQAQEVCLPQCQELSQENCPQQSQDPCLPQCQDKCPPQRVEPSQELFQTKCVEVFPQKVQEKCSPPGKGK; encoded by the coding sequence ATGTCCTTTAGTGAGCAGCAGTGCAAGCAGCCATGCGTGCCCCCTCCATGTCTTCAAAAGGCCCAAGAGCAGTGCCAGGCGAAGGCTGAGGAGCTGTGCCTCCCCACGTGCCAGGACCCCTGCCAGGAGAAGGGCCTGGTGCAAGCTCAGGAGGTATGTCTTCCTCAGTGCCAGGAGCTAAGCCAAGAAAACTGCCCACAGCAAAGCCAAGATCCATGCCTACCTCAGTGCCAAGACAAATGTCCACCTCAGCGCGTAGAGCCAAGCCAGGAGCTGTTCCAGACAAAATGTGTGGAGGTTTTCCCACAGAAGGTCCAGGAGAAGTGCTCGCCCCCTGGCAAAGGAAAGTAG